One Vicugna pacos unplaced genomic scaffold, VicPac4 scaffold_21, whole genome shotgun sequence DNA window includes the following coding sequences:
- the LOC140694396 gene encoding small integral membrane protein 36-like has protein sequence MEFYLEMDPVTLNLIILIASYVILLLVFLISCVLYDCRGKDPSKEYAPESTLDAQPSIHLVVMQQSPPGPPWARGLHFGNPAPLGKKSTMV, from the coding sequence ATGGAGTTTTACTTGGAGATGGACCCGGTCACCTTGAACCTGATCATCCTCATTGCGAGCTACGTCATCTTGCTCCTGGTTTTCCTCATCTCCTGCGTGCTGTATGACTGCCGAGGCAAGGACCCCAGTAAGGAGTACGCACCTGAGAGCACCCTGGATGCCCAGCCCTCCATCCACTTGGTGGTGATGCAGCAAAGCCCTCCTGGGCCCCCCTGGGCAAGGGGCCTTCATTTTGGGAACCCTGCTCCACTGGGGAAGAAAAGCACAATGGTTTGA